The following proteins are encoded in a genomic region of Neospora caninum Liverpool complete genome, chromosome XI:
- a CDS encoding putative WD-40 repeat-containing protein yields the protein MTAGPEAAGTCKVRLTEKLIRSLRVTQVIDCGRTCEGGEDAQTQPRSLWQVTSADWSQDGTTVVLALCPSAKGDARWPPSTGAANVGNPREGRSDERCAKLLFFSAHTGSLTQIRETTWRNIDAVRFVQGGARKCLVACSDSRPAVVLWSLDDNVLPTHYSLPAAVVPHTGVDVHPTGDLFLASCLDGTVLLFHLDRAQALGHVRGSSSYPVSAFDCEGLVYACSLGNRKIHLFGCDDDAIDKEPAGQFSSFDLSPFLAPGSHITSLAFGPDEKTLLVCSNRAQVLLIDAFDGKKSRAAYYLSGSLLLFEGAAWLFVSQERREKGGGKKALLIRPPRVLDWKSWRAGTRGNRHKGSKDRGRRSDAGACGRRRSQSGEGPFRSRGGFVSLDLPRPKKAKVANGKD from the exons ATGACAGCAGGGCCGGAGGCTGCTGGAACGTGCAAGGTCAGGCTGACGGAGAAGCTCATAAGAAG CCTCAGGGTGACGCAGGTGATCGACTGTGGGCGGACCTGCGAAGGGGGCGAGGACGCACAAACGCAGCCGCGGAGCCTCTGGCAAGTCACAAGCGCAGACTGGTCCCAGGATGGCACGACCGTTGTGCTCGCGTTGTGCCCCAGcgcgaagggagacgcgcgctgGCCTCCCTCCACAGGCGCGGCAAATGTCGGAAACccgcgagaaggacggagcgACGAGCGCTGTGCGAAGCTGCTCTTCTTCAGCGCCCACACGGGAAG CTTGACGCAGATTCGCGAAACGACGTGGCGAAACATCGACGCTGTCCGTTTCGTTCaaggcggcgcgcgaaaATGTCTCGTCGCTTGCAGCGATAGCCGGC CTGCTGTCGTGCTGTGGTCGCTGGACGACAACGTCCTTCCCACGCACTACTCTCTCCCCGCTGC AGTCGTCCCCCACACGGGCGTGGACGTACACCCAACCGGCGatctgtttctcgcctcctgtctcgaCGGAACTGTGCTGCTCTTCCACCTCGACAGAGCTCAAGCTCTG GGCCATGTCCGGGGCTCCTCGTCTTAccccgtctccgctttcgaCTGCGAGGGTCTCGTCTACGCCTGCTCTTTAGGAAACAGGAAAATTCATCTCTTTGGATGCGACGACGACGCCATCGACAAGGAACCG GCCGGTCAGTTCAGCAGCTTCgacctctctcctttcctcgccccaGGCTCGCACATCACT tctctcgccttcggccCAGACGAAAAGACGCTTCTTGTATGCAGCAACCGTGCCCAGGTGCTTCTCATCGACGCGTTTGATGGCAAGAAA TCGCGGGCGGCATACTATCTTTCTGGCAGCCTGCTGCTGTTTGAAGGCGCCGCGtggctcttcgtttctcaggaaaggcgggaaaagggaggggggaagaaggcgctgctCATCAGACCTCCGCGGGTCTTGGACTGGAAGTCGTGGCGAGCAGGCACGAGAGGAAACCGCCACAAAGGAAGCAAGGATCGAGGGAGAAGATCCGATGCAGGTGCGTGCGGGAGGCGTCGCAGCCAGTCAGGGGAGGGTCCGTTTCGAAGTAGAGGAGGATTCGTCAGTCTTGACCTGCCAaggccgaagaaggcgaaagtcGCGAACGGAAAAGACTAG